The following DNA comes from Triticum aestivum cultivar Chinese Spring chromosome 3D, IWGSC CS RefSeq v2.1, whole genome shotgun sequence.
CAATTAGTCTGAGTTCATGGAGTGTTTAAAGGTTTAGGCTGCAGTGGAGCATGGAGGAGGCTGTTTCAGAAGTACTATTGCATTTGGTTATTATTGTTATGCAGGTCACATTAGCAGCAATGTTAGATGTATGAGATGCAAGTGCAATGTTAGATTGTATATTACAGCTAGCATATCAAGAATTTTGTGTTGGTCACTCTATTATTTTTTGTATTCTAGTCCATTCTACTAATACATGCCTTTTACGGTTTTACCTCGCGGAGGGTCTGCTGGACTCAATCATTGCTCGACTGGCCCTGATCTCATTCTTTGATCTTGTTGCCTTTTTTGCTACCTGTCACGAAGGAGTACTGTTATGCTCACACTCTGACAGCTCCACCTACATCGCCCAACTCACATCTCCTTGTCACCACTCTGTCCTTCCTATTTGTTTGGCCCGTTGGAAGTGACACTTGGCATCTGTGTTTTGAATTTCGGCTGAGATAAACTGATTTCGGCCGAATTTTGGCCATCTCGGCCTGGGGCAAAAAATACCAGATAGTAAATTCTGGGTGAATGTGTCTTTGCTGTACCCTGCAACAATATCAGTGAGCCATTGTGGTTGACAGGAAGTAATGGCATTGAGTTCATCTGGCTCATGTAATCTAGATAGTGGTCCTTCTGGCGAAAAAAAAGGATTTTGGTCAATTTTTGGTCAAATTTAAGTCAATTTTTggttaaattttggtcaaatttctGCCGAAATTTTTGAAAATGGCCAACATTTGGCCATCTCGGCCTGGGCGAATATTtttccaaaccaaaagtcaaaaccTTGCTTGGCATGAACACAAGCTTCCTCATGGATGAATACAACAGATGGTACAATTCAACGGTTTGTTCATTGCCATGGACTGCGATAGGATGATCTAAACTTTGCGGTTGGACCCTCGAATGGGCCCGCAGGAGATAGCAACTGAGTGGTGCAGCGACATGGGCCCTTTCCTAAAAGCGGCACCATCCCACCGTTAGATCTAAAAGTGACACCATCCCGCCGTTCATCCCATGTCGTCATGCCATATAAAatgcttccttccttctccttacaccctaaccctaaccgatccTCCTCCTCCGCCACTGCCGCCCCTCCTCCATGGCTGCCTACTTCTATACCTAGTCCATGTCTCACCATATATCGCTCCTACGACTACATTGAATGTGGCACTACATCGTCACCTCCGCAAGGTCTGctctcccctccccttcctcctttcttcctctccctctctctctcacgcatGTGAACGCATTTAAACCCTAGTTATTGTGTTATCCAATTTCATCATATGGCGTGGATGTGTGTTCTGATTAGAATTTCCGCTTGGTTCGTCTCATCACAAGAGCTCGGATCATGCTGGTAATAGGGTAAGTAAGATGTGTTACTGTCACTAACGAATCGAGTTGATGAGCTAATCTTAGAACAGACAAATTTAGTTGGTTTCAACCTCGTCAATTTCAGTGGAGTGAAAACTACAACAAAATCATCTCTGATTTAATTTGAGTCTGGTGTAAATTGAAACAAGACTCGTCACAACGTAAATAAAAAAGTCCAGTCCATTATTGTGTATTTGGGTATACATTTCTACCACTTCATCTGGGACTGCAAATCCCGACGCCTGTAGTCAGGTGTGACCAATGGACTTTTCCGCTGAACTGTATTTTTTCTGCAACACTACTAGACTAGCGGGAGAGAAATTAGGAACAATTAAACAAAGGTAGGGTGCCCATGGGCTGCAAGTAGGAAATAAAATATGCACCATAGTAGAGGAGCTCCCTCGTTGACATGATTTGTGCTGCAACTATCTGCCATATATTAACGGTTTTACCATCAATTACGGGTTTTACAATTTGGTGAGGAACATGAGCACTTGAACATAGCATAAGATAATAGTAATAGTTTCATTTTGGTAATAATTTATGAAAATAGTGATCTGGAATTGGAAAGAAGCatcaaacataaataaatattccaTTGTCCCAATATTGGGTAGTATTTCCATATTGGTTGTGCATTGTTGTCACTTATGGCGCATTGTCTCTTTTTAAAGGCAATAGGATCCATCACCATTTTATTCTCATGTTCCGAAGATAAATATATGTTCCACAAAGAAGTTTTAACTACCATGACAGATTTGACAAAAGTTTCCTTTTTCACATGTTATTATCTATTTATCTTGCCCCGAACACAAGAATACCGCACTCACAAAAAAATGTTCTGAATGTAGAAGATGCAATCATGGATAAGTCTCAAGTTTTAGCTGGAGGGCCTGAGACATTCGCGAAAAGCAAGTCTTTTTTTGTTGTTGAATTTTATATGCTTATATTAAACATGAGAACCCACCAAAGTGTACTCTGAAAACATTATTTGTCAATACTTATGTATAACAAGTTTATTGATATACATATATTATTCATTAAATCTGAAGATCAAGTTATTATGCGTATACATGGTTATAGCATGCTATTTTTCTGACTTCTTTTCCTTGAATTGTTGTATTTTTGCAGAGTGTTTCATCATGCAAACGCACAGCAAACTGTGTGTCTCCGCACTTACTACTCTATCTGGACTCCAAGAGTGGGCAGACCTCCCAGATGGTTTGTTGCACACCATTCTTCCTCTCTTAGGCTCTGTACGTGATCTTCTTGCCTTTTCTGCAACATGCCGCTCTTGGCATGTTGCATTCTTGTCATACCCATCCAAATCTACCCTCTGCACCCTGTTCCCCCCTCTCCTCATCCAAACCAACATCCGTGTTGATGCTCCTCACGTTCCATCTAACGATATTCATTGCAAGTTGCACACCTGTAAGGTCATTGACCCATCCAACCAAAACATCACTCTTCGCTgccagattgatgaagaaattctACAAAAGATGTATTGTGTTGGCCCTTCCTatggtcatctcatcttcttttgCTCCCGTGGATATTGTCTTGTTGTTGACCCTTTCAGTGGTTCCAAAGTTTCACCCCCACGTCTTCCAATCAGTGGCTGCGAGCGGGTTAGTCCTACCAAAATACATGCTCAACATTCAGAGATTGCGGAGTTGTACTTCTTCGGTGTTCTAACAGCTCCCATTACATCACCCAATTCACATCTCCTTGTGGGAACTCGATTCTCTCTATTTGATTGGCCAGTTGGAAGTGACTCTTGGTCAGAACTCAAACTTCCTTCTGGTGCACAAATAACTCAAATCGTGGAATTCAAGGGTCAGTTTATTGCCATGGATTATCATAGAAGGATCTACTCTTTCGAGTTAGCGCCCCAGCTTGGCCTACAAGAGATAATAACTGAGTGGTCTCCCCACTCGATCAGAACCCCATACCAAACATCATGGCTAGTGGTTTGTGGTGACATGCTCCTCATGTTCATCACGGTTGACCATTGGAGCAGACGTATTAAGGATGGTGGTATTTTGAAAAAGGTTTGTACACTTCACCTCGACATGTCAAGCAAACCTGCAAAATGGGTTGTCAAGAAAAAGTTGGGCAGCTGGGCAGCCTTTGCAGGATGTGATACGAAGAACATGCCATTATCTAATATGAACCCAGAACGATGGGGAGGGAGGAGCAATTCATTGTATTACGCCGAGAGTTCTCCACCTTGGAGAGTACACGAGCTGGACAGCGCACATGATCCTTGGGACGCTTCCATCAGGCAGTGCGTAATATATTGGGGCCACTACATGAAGCCCCTCTGGGTGTATCCAAGCATGCTCTATTCAGATGGGGCCAGTGATCATCGTGTGGAACGATAGCTTTTGTTATCCTTTTGCAACCTGGATAGATCTTGGTAACAGATGTTCATGGTGGAGGTGGTATTAGTTAGTGCTCAGAGATTGTTAGTTGCACTCAAGCCTTCAAAAGTATGTTTTATAAGTGTTGTTTAATCTTGCACTGGATGAATGTGTGAGCCGTTTAGCTAATTATAGCTTCTTGTTTTGCGGCAACTACTAAGTTTTATGGTTCCTTGGTATTCATGCATGTGTTTGATATATCACATTTCGCCTTACAAGATGTGCTTTGATCATCTGTTAGAACCTTTGAGATGTGATATTATTATTTCTTTAGTAGTTCAATGCTCTAGCTGGTAATGCACTCCTTCGTTGCCAATTGATACCAGTGGTTTTTGTTCTACTTGTTTGTTCACAACTTCATGCAAAAGAATGTAATTGCATGATGTGGTTGCGATTATCTGTGAGGCTCAGTTATAACTAACTGTTAAGTTAGGTCACATTGGTTGACCTCAAGGAAGGTAACCGTAATTTCTGAAGTCAAACGCCAATGGAAGCAAACCATTACAGGCATGATACCTTGTTCCTTCATTCTGTTGAACAATAAAGATGCCTCTCTTAAGAAATTGAGCGAAATAGCATGAATGAGTAGGGGGAACTTGTAGATGGTATAAAAGTAATCTTCTTTCAATCGCCTACACAAGGTGGAAGAAACTGACAAGCTTTTCCATACAAGTTAAGCATGTTAGTGTATATTTCACGTCGATGGCTAGCCTATAGACCATGTTCAGCACTGAACAAGAAAACTGAAGCTAATGACAATGGTATCAAGTCTCAGCACAAGTGTAaaaaaaaataacaacaacaaTTGCACACTTCCAGCTCCCATAATGTTATGTGTTTTATTAATATTATCTACCTTATCATTATGTTTTCCTGCGTTTAAGGTCCGAGGATTGTCAGATGATATCATTCGACTGTACTTATATATATGGTGTTAGCTGACTAGCCGAGTATAGCAGTAAGTCATGACATGTAACGAACCCGGCTATCGACTGGGATCGTACGGGCGGAATTGGGAAGGAGAAGGGGATGAGAACGAGGCTTGTAGAGAAAGTAGATGGGAAGAAAGAGCAGAGGGATGAGAGGAACAAGGCAACACTCAATTCACGCCTCACTGCGGATCTAGATTTGGTGATAAATACACACAGGCACTCCACACTGGATTGGGCCCACACATAGTTCCAGTAGGCACCCAGGCCCAAGGCCCTGCCAAATTACTTACTCGAGTCTCCACTACACACATCAGGGTGCAGGTGTGACATGACATCCTTTGCCCTGGAAGTTTACTCTATCGAAGAGGAAAGGTTGCTTATCTATATCTGACTGGGCATTGCCTTGATGAAAATTATTGCATGCGGCAGTGTCAGTTTCAACTTCACCATGGAAGCAGCCATGTATGATGTTCTCTGCCTCCTGAAATTTCCATGGGAGCAATTTCGTCATCTGAGTATACACGGCAGGAGTTCTGAACTATGACTTGTGGCTTTCTTTTTTaccacccctcccctccccgcgTGGTCCCGTGTGGCGACCGGTGAGGAAACCATAGCCGCCGGCTTCGAGCCTCCCTCGTCCCTTCCCTCCCTCACCGCCGCCGGACCATGCTGCCGGGCAAAGCCCGCCGGCGCCAGTGGTGGCGGGGCTCTTCTTCATCCCGCTCGGAGGCTGTTGGCGCGGGGCGACGACGTTCGGCGGCGCTTCGCGGCCGCGGGCCCCGGTGGCGTGGTAGCGAGGGCTTGGTGGCGGCGCGGTGGGCTTCACGGGGCTCCTCGCGCTCGTGGCTGCTGTGGCGGCCAGGTCTGGGCTCGGCCAGATCTGGCGGGGCGACGGGCACAGGAGCTTCTGCTGCTGCGTGCGGCGTGGTGGACGGGCTCGGGGCGGGCGCGCGAGCTGGTGGTGCGTGCTGGCTGAGCTCCAATCAGGCCTCCCCTGTTCCGGCCCCTGGACGACGACGAGCGGCGCGTGGTTGCTCTCTGGTGAGCGCTCTTGGCTGCGGGTGAGGGGTGGCTTTGCACTCCTTGTCGATGGCTGGGCGGGCTGTCATTGGTGGCCTCGCGTCGAGATGTGTCGGCCGCCACGGTGAGGTGACACGGGGGTGTGTCCGGTGGGGAGTTCTTAGGAGGGATGGGAGGCCCCGATGTCAGGCCACCCGTCGCCGGTGCGGGGGTGCACCGGTCTGGATGCGTCCGCTCCTCCTCTGCCTTTCCTCGGCCGTGTGCCCTCTCGCGAGGTTCTGGCGATGTTCGAGGCAGGGCGGCTGTTGGTTGCTCCATCGGCGGGTGCTGCCAGTTAGGCCAAAGCCAAGGCCTTTGGGCGTTCACGGAGTTGCTTGGAGGcagggcggcggccctggcggcaaGATACGCGGTGTTCATGAGCAGAGCGCGCGTCTTGCATGCGGTCGGGCGGCCATGGTCACGCGGGTGGCATGGTTGGTGATGTTTGGCGTAGCATGGTGGTTTAGCGGAGGATTAACACCAAAGTGCATAACTTGCCCGGTCTTCTCcggccgacggtggcggcggccACGGGCGTCGTTTCCTTCATAAAGGCTCCGACATGGTGTTCTCTTTGCTCCACGTTGCTCCGGGTGTAAACTTGATCCTCGGGATCGGGCGGTGGCGAGTATCGGTGTCCTGCCCTTCTAGAAGGCACCGCCTTGGAGTCCATGCTTCGTCACTGTCCCGCTTCACTTCTCGGTGGCTAGGTCTCGGGAGGTCCTCGTCGGCCCCAAGTAGTTCCATTTGGCTCATCTGTAGTGTGCTTGGTGGTCGATTGGGTAGTGTTGCGGTGCATCGGCACcattgtatcttgccttgggtgtgtgtagTGTGAGGTGGTGGCGTGTTGTATCCGGATGTGTTCTCTggtcattgctttatatataaaatggggcgaaagcctttttcgaagTATACACGGCTCGCAGAACTTACGGCACGAAGATGAGTGTCAAGTATGATAATTGCCACACACTACATCCCTTTTACGCCCTTTGATCAACCATTTTGATATAAAAAATGACACGCCTCCTCAGTTTTGCCGTACTTGCATAAATGCATCAACCATCTCTGCTATGCCCTCCTATCAGAATGCAGAAATGATGCTGGTTCCTTTGGTTGCTGTTACTTTCTATTGGCCATATTGGATAAACAAAGTAGCTGTTGAAGAATTTTCAGGGCTGGCGCACATATATGCACTTAGCAGCAGTGAGTGAAAAATGTATGAGAATGCTCACATCACATCTCTCCATAAGTTTAGGTCCAAAAATTATATACTTGTACAATGATTTTTTCCCTCGGTGGGTAAGGGTAATGGCaagagaggagagagaagagaccAAGTGATTTTTTTTCTTGGGCGCCGCTGCATTGTAGAGAGAACGTTCGTTCCCTGCAATTTTCCCTTTTTTTGAACGGAGAGAAGAGAGATTGGGCTCATTGACGGCCCAGCCCATCAAAAGATTTCCGATAAGCCATCTACCTATTATATCTTCGGTCGCCGTCGCCCTTTAGTACACAATAGCGGAGTCGGAGGCcctcgccatcaccgccgccgcgtCGTCGCCGTTAGATATGCACGCACGCTACGCAGCTCGGCCAAATCCTATTCCCTTCTTCTCCccgtcctccatggcgtcgcttATCTGGCTACCCTCCTGCCTGCAAGAACCCTAGGCTAGGAGTAGTCAGTAGTCTGCGTGCTGACTGGCTGCCGGACGATCGCCTGGTCTGAAATAGAAGATATATTTTTTAGGGGAACCCAAGAGATTACCAATAGCCTAGTCCCTCTTAATCATGTCGATATTTCCTCATGCGGTAGAACATTGTGTAATTCCACTTATTTATGATCTGATTGAGAGAATTGCACGTTCTTATTGCGAGAATTGCACGGTCTGATGGCGAGAATTGCACTTAGTTCCGACAATTGGTTAAGCTTTAGGCTGTAGACAGTCTCAGAACATCTGTTTATAAACATCTCGCATGCAATGACATATGTAGGTTGTGCCGATCCAGTGTTATCGACATCTTGCATTCTTGCTGGTTGGTTTATTGCGCCACTAGAATTCTGTATGTTCTAATCTACTGCGTCTTTTTGCTTATATCTGCAACTCAG
Coding sequences within:
- the LOC123075680 gene encoding uncharacterized protein — its product is MQTHSKLCVSALTTLSGLQEWADLPDGLLHTILPLLGSVRDLLAFSATCRSWHVAFLSYPSKSTLCTLFPPLLIQTNIRVDAPHVPSNDIHCKLHTCKVIDPSNQNITLRCQIDEEILQKMYCVGPSYGHLIFFCSRGYCLVVDPFSGSKVSPPRLPISGCERVSPTKIHAQHSEIAELYFFGVLTAPITSPNSHLLVGTRFSLFDWPVGSDSWSELKLPSGAQITQIVEFKGQFIAMDYHRRIYSFELAPQLGLQEIITEWSPHSIRTPYQTSWLVVCGDMLLMFITVDHWSRRIKDGGILKKVCTLHLDMSSKPAKWVVKKKLGSWAAFAGCDTKNMPLSNMNPERWGGRSNSLYYAESSPPWRVHELDSAHDPWDASIRQCVIYWGHYMKPLWVYPSMLYSDGASDHRVER